In Candidatus Cohnella colombiensis, one DNA window encodes the following:
- the cdaS gene encoding sporulation-specific diadenylate cyclase CdaS: MNSPNCDFSPMKEQLASGMEQITSDLHHGMLALNNDKECLLTNLEDIKNKFMQLEAVAASFYLNCYLSAFTDKFADLSLCVQRLSNSRHGALIVVERNDPLEPHIQKGMPVGATLTPVLLEAIFYPGNPLHDGAVLIRANEIVSAANVLPLTTTIISGKKLGTRHRAAIGLSERSDALVLVVSEETGRVSFALEGKLHPIITVQALH; this comes from the coding sequence GTGAATTCACCAAATTGTGATTTCTCACCTATGAAGGAGCAATTAGCATCAGGCATGGAACAAATCACGAGCGATCTGCATCATGGTATGCTGGCACTTAATAACGATAAGGAATGCCTCTTAACTAATCTTGAAGATATTAAAAATAAATTCATGCAATTAGAAGCTGTCGCTGCGTCTTTCTATCTCAACTGCTACTTGTCTGCGTTCACTGACAAATTCGCAGATCTATCCCTCTGTGTACAACGCCTTTCCAATAGCAGACATGGCGCCCTCATCGTTGTGGAACGAAATGACCCGCTTGAGCCTCATATTCAGAAGGGAATGCCTGTAGGCGCGACGCTAACTCCAGTTCTATTAGAAGCGATTTTCTATCCTGGCAACCCCCTGCATGATGGTGCTGTACTTATTCGAGCTAACGAAATTGTGTCCGCTGCAAATGTTCTTCCGCTGACAACGACTATCATCAGTGGCAAAAAGCTTGGCACGCGGCACCGTGCTGCAATCGGTTTGTCCGAGCGAAGTGATGCATTAGTGCTCGTTGTTTCTGAGGAAACCGGTAGAGT